The following coding sequences are from one Armatimonadota bacterium window:
- a CDS encoding CoB--CoM heterodisulfide reductase iron-sulfur subunit A family protein, producing the protein MARVGVFVCWCGSNIAKTVDVAKVAEAAKKMPSVVYATDYKYMCSEPGQNLIKQAIEEHKLDRVVVASCSPRLHEPTFQRCIGEAGLNPFFFEMANIREHCSWVHEDKDAATEKAIDLTAMAVAKVARNEALFRQQIPLTKKALVIGGGVAGIQAALDIADAGYKVTLVEKTPSIGGRMAQYDKTFPTLDCAACILTPKMVDCASHPNIEIMTFAEVESVSGFVGNFDVTIRRRARSVDMEKCTGCGVCYEKCPVKLPSEFECGLGQRKAIYVPFPQAVPNVPVIDRAACRYFQQEGKCGVCKKICPSDAVVYEQEDEIVNDRYGAIVAATGFEVWDPAAYGNLGYGRYPDVITGLQFERLINASGPTDGKLVRPSDGKVPKSVVFISCIGSRDDEHGYPYCSKVCCMYNAKHALLLKEKNHDAQAYVFYMDIRANGKGYEEFVRRAIDKYGAIYVRGRVSKVYPLGDKLIVRGTDTLAGRPVEIEADMVVLASAMEAQPDAKDLARRLGISTDEYNWFSEAHPKLKPVEVLTSGVYLAGACQYPKDIPDSVAQASGAAAKVLGLFSKEYIESEPTVAEVNEDTCVGCLLCKEVCPYTAIEEKTICDRAGNPIRTVAAVNEGLCHGCGTCVAACRSSSIQLRGFKDNQILSEIDALAFAE; encoded by the coding sequence ATGGCAAGAGTCGGCGTATTCGTCTGCTGGTGCGGATCGAACATAGCGAAAACCGTGGACGTCGCGAAGGTAGCCGAGGCGGCGAAGAAGATGCCGTCGGTAGTCTACGCGACCGACTACAAATACATGTGCTCGGAGCCGGGACAGAACCTGATCAAGCAGGCGATCGAGGAGCACAAGCTGGATCGGGTCGTGGTGGCCTCGTGCTCGCCTCGGTTGCACGAGCCGACGTTCCAGAGATGCATAGGCGAGGCGGGGTTGAACCCGTTCTTCTTCGAGATGGCGAACATACGGGAGCACTGCTCCTGGGTTCACGAGGACAAAGACGCGGCTACGGAGAAGGCGATAGATTTGACGGCGATGGCCGTGGCTAAGGTGGCCCGTAACGAGGCGCTCTTCCGGCAACAGATCCCTCTTACAAAGAAAGCCCTGGTGATCGGGGGCGGCGTCGCGGGGATCCAGGCCGCTCTCGACATCGCCGACGCGGGGTACAAGGTTACCCTCGTCGAGAAGACGCCTTCCATCGGCGGTCGCATGGCTCAGTACGACAAGACCTTCCCCACCCTCGACTGTGCCGCGTGCATCCTGACGCCTAAGATGGTGGACTGCGCGTCGCACCCGAACATCGAGATCATGACCTTCGCGGAGGTGGAGAGCGTCTCGGGGTTCGTGGGCAACTTCGACGTGACCATCCGCCGTCGGGCGCGTAGCGTTGACATGGAGAAGTGTACCGGATGCGGAGTCTGCTATGAGAAGTGCCCTGTCAAGCTTCCCTCGGAGTTCGAGTGCGGGCTCGGGCAGCGCAAGGCGATCTACGTCCCCTTCCCCCAGGCCGTCCCGAACGTTCCCGTGATTGACCGCGCCGCCTGCCGCTATTTCCAGCAGGAAGGGAAGTGCGGCGTGTGCAAGAAGATCTGTCCCTCGGACGCCGTCGTGTATGAGCAGGAGGATGAGATCGTCAACGACCGCTATGGCGCGATCGTCGCGGCGACCGGCTTCGAGGTCTGGGACCCCGCCGCATATGGCAACCTCGGTTACGGCAGGTACCCGGACGTCATCACGGGGCTCCAGTTCGAGCGCCTTATCAACGCCTCCGGCCCCACCGACGGCAAGCTCGTTCGCCCGTCCGATGGAAAGGTGCCCAAGAGCGTCGTATTCATATCCTGCATCGGCTCGCGCGATGACGAGCACGGCTACCCCTATTGCTCGAAGGTCTGCTGCATGTACAACGCGAAGCACGCCCTTCTCCTGAAGGAGAAGAACCACGACGCGCAGGCCTACGTCTTCTACATGGACATCCGCGCGAACGGCAAGGGCTACGAGGAGTTCGTGCGCCGCGCCATTGACAAGTACGGCGCTATCTACGTCCGAGGACGCGTTTCGAAGGTCTATCCCCTGGGCGACAAGCTGATCGTGCGCGGGACCGACACCCTTGCGGGCAGGCCGGTGGAGATCGAGGCGGACATGGTGGTCCTCGCCTCCGCGATGGAGGCCCAGCCCGATGCCAAGGACCTCGCGCGCAGGCTCGGCATCTCGACCGACGAGTACAACTGGTTCAGCGAGGCGCATCCGAAGCTGAAGCCCGTGGAGGTCCTCACCTCCGGGGTCTATCTCGCGGGGGCGTGTCAGTACCCGAAGGACATCCCGGATTCCGTCGCGCAGGCGTCCGGCGCGGCGGCGAAAGTGCTCGGGCTCTTCTCGAAAGAGTACATCGAGTCCGAACCGACTGTCGCGGAGGTGAACGAAGATACTTGCGTGGGCTGCCTGCTCTGCAAGGAGGTCTGCCCGTATACCGCGATTGAGGAGAAGACGATTTGCGACCGCGCGGGCAATCCGATCAGGACGGTGGCCGCCGTCAACGAGGGCCTCTGCCATGGATGCGGCACCTGCGTTGCTGCATGCCGGTCGTCGTCCATTCAGCTGAGGGGCTTCAAGGACAACCAGATTCTGTCGGAGATTGATGCGCTTGCGTTTGCGGAATAG
- a CDS encoding 4Fe-4S dicluster domain-containing protein: protein MEPRVILKQDIAAWLKGLADEYEVIAPVTEDGVTRFRSVSDPSLIDLGPTPSKSGLRECFTPETETLFEYKLEGLGAEVTAPESIKKNRLIFGARACDAAALKYVDAVYSNVEPVDVPYFDRREHTFIVGVFCDKPSWACFCTEVGDFLANPINTDAFLYDLGDKYYAEALTPEGEALLGSSHFTAATDADRQAIETLRQSVLSKLPAAVDHAAASQSYDWDDAMWTRLAEKCIGCGACTFLCPTCHCFDIMECAQGRKGTRFRCWDNCQFDKFTLMGHGHNPRPSRRERTRQRVFHKFKYSPERYGILGCVGCGRCISTCPVNIDIRQVITEIEA, encoded by the coding sequence GTGGAGCCTAGAGTTATTCTTAAACAAGATATCGCAGCTTGGCTGAAGGGCCTGGCGGATGAGTACGAGGTGATCGCGCCGGTAACCGAAGACGGCGTCACACGGTTCAGATCTGTGAGCGATCCTTCGCTGATTGACCTAGGCCCGACGCCGTCGAAGAGCGGTCTACGCGAGTGCTTCACTCCGGAGACCGAGACGCTATTCGAGTACAAACTCGAAGGCCTTGGCGCAGAAGTAACGGCGCCGGAGAGCATCAAGAAGAATCGCCTGATCTTCGGCGCGCGGGCATGCGATGCGGCTGCCCTAAAGTACGTAGATGCGGTCTACTCCAACGTCGAGCCGGTGGATGTTCCGTACTTCGATCGGCGCGAGCACACCTTCATCGTCGGAGTGTTCTGCGACAAGCCGTCGTGGGCGTGTTTTTGCACTGAGGTCGGCGATTTCCTGGCGAATCCGATCAACACGGACGCCTTCCTATATGATCTCGGCGACAAGTACTATGCCGAAGCGCTCACACCAGAAGGCGAGGCACTCCTTGGCTCATCCCATTTCACCGCAGCGACCGATGCCGACAGACAGGCAATCGAGACTTTGAGGCAGTCCGTTCTGTCGAAGCTCCCGGCCGCGGTGGATCACGCGGCCGCGTCTCAGTCGTACGACTGGGACGACGCCATGTGGACCAGGCTCGCGGAGAAGTGTATCGGATGCGGGGCATGCACGTTCCTCTGCCCGACCTGTCACTGCTTCGACATCATGGAATGCGCACAGGGCCGGAAGGGCACGCGTTTCCGCTGCTGGGACAACTGCCAGTTCGACAAGTTCACCCTCATGGGCCACGGGCACAATCCGAGACCTTCGAGAAGGGAACGAACCAGGCAGCGCGTCTTCCACAAGTTCAAATACTCCCCCGAGCGCTATGGGATACTCGGATGCGTCGGTTGCGGGCGGTGTATCTCCACCTGCCCGGTAAACATAGACATACGGCAGGTCATCACAGAGATCGAGGCGTAG
- a CDS encoding type II toxin-antitoxin system HicB family antitoxin, with amino-acid sequence MEYTVIIHPAEEGGYWTEVPALSGCLSQGETVEEAIENTKDAIECHLGCLREEGQEVCGEEKLLITHVRVAA; translated from the coding sequence ATGGAATACACGGTGATCATCCACCCTGCTGAGGAGGGCGGCTACTGGACGGAGGTGCCGGCGCTGTCGGGATGCCTGTCGCAGGGCGAGACGGTCGAGGAAGCGATCGAGAACACGAAGGACGCGATCGAATGCCACCTGGGGTGCCTGCGCGAGGAGGGGCAAGAGGTGTGCGGGGAAGAGAAGCTGCTGATAACGCACGTGCGCGTGGCGGCATAG
- a CDS encoding 4Fe-4S dicluster domain-containing protein — MEERTLITDDRSFLAEVEELSGQNIKSCYQCGECTGGCPVAYAADIMPNQVSRLVQLGLDREVLGSSMIWLCVGCETCATRCPRGIEISRINDALREISIRRGIACPEPKVKTFHQTFLRSVERMGRVHEVSMLGEYKLRSLDLFSDLILGAKMFLKGKLVLVPKAIRGMREIKRVFKGTKG; from the coding sequence TCCTCGCCGAGGTGGAGGAGCTGAGCGGCCAGAACATAAAGTCGTGCTACCAGTGCGGGGAGTGCACGGGCGGGTGCCCGGTGGCATACGCGGCGGACATCATGCCGAACCAGGTGAGCCGGCTGGTTCAGCTTGGGTTGGATCGGGAGGTCCTGGGGTCTTCGATGATCTGGCTGTGCGTAGGGTGCGAGACCTGCGCGACACGGTGCCCCCGGGGGATAGAGATCAGCCGGATAAACGATGCATTGAGGGAGATATCCATCCGACGGGGGATCGCCTGCCCCGAACCGAAGGTGAAGACGTTCCACCAGACGTTCCTGCGGTCGGTGGAGCGGATGGGCCGGGTGCACGAGGTCAGCATGCTGGGGGAATACAAGCTGAGGAGCCTGGACCTCTTCTCGGACCTGATTTTGGGCGCGAAGATGTTTTTGAAAGGGAAGCTGGTGCTCGTCCCGAAGGCGATACGAGGGATGCGGGAGATCAAGCGGGTGTTCAAGGGGACGAAGGGATAG
- a CDS encoding 4Fe-4S dicluster domain-containing protein: MEFEVQLRDRARELLEGGQSDIIIGYEAGTAPFSCAPLWARSPEDVERLVWNPTCVNNLAVYLPQAVKQGKVAVVVKPCDAKSVVELLKENQIEREDVKTIVVPCPGVLNLDALAEIDLADVKSVEWVNDGIKVTSGSGEVSIPREKAFLAKCLSCTLGDPAIADIKIGEQPARTPITDSKTSVEEYEKMSPSERREFWGKHFTNCIRCYACRQACPACYCKECFTDKLGQMWLTRSTDPTTNWFFHMTRAMHLAGRCIGCGECERACPMGIPLSLLNKKIDMDVADMFGDSPGQSPEGLPILGAWRDDDPDPCPEE; encoded by the coding sequence ATGGAGTTCGAAGTGCAGCTCAGAGACAGAGCGAGAGAGCTACTGGAAGGCGGGCAGTCCGATATCATCATCGGATACGAAGCGGGGACTGCGCCGTTCAGTTGCGCGCCCCTGTGGGCCAGGTCGCCGGAGGACGTCGAGCGTCTGGTGTGGAATCCGACGTGCGTGAACAACCTCGCCGTCTATCTGCCCCAAGCCGTAAAGCAGGGCAAGGTCGCCGTTGTCGTCAAGCCCTGCGACGCGAAGTCGGTCGTCGAACTGCTGAAGGAGAACCAGATCGAGCGCGAGGATGTGAAGACCATCGTCGTCCCCTGCCCCGGCGTACTGAACCTCGACGCGCTGGCAGAGATCGATCTTGCCGACGTGAAGTCGGTCGAGTGGGTGAACGACGGCATCAAGGTGACCAGCGGATCGGGCGAGGTGAGCATACCCAGGGAGAAGGCGTTCCTCGCCAAGTGCCTCTCCTGCACGCTCGGCGATCCGGCGATCGCGGACATCAAGATCGGCGAGCAGCCCGCTCGAACGCCGATTACCGACTCCAAGACCTCAGTCGAGGAGTATGAGAAGATGTCGCCGTCCGAGCGCCGGGAGTTTTGGGGGAAGCACTTCACGAACTGCATACGGTGCTATGCGTGCCGTCAAGCCTGCCCCGCATGCTACTGCAAGGAGTGCTTCACCGACAAGCTCGGCCAGATGTGGTTGACCCGTTCGACCGACCCGACGACGAACTGGTTCTTCCACATGACTCGGGCGATGCACCTCGCGGGCCGATGCATCGGTTGTGGCGAGTGCGAGCGCGCCTGCCCGATGGGCATCCCGCTCTCGCTGCTGAACAAGAAGATTGACATGGATGTCGCCGACATGTTTGGGGACTCACCCGGCCAGAGTCCTGAAGGGCTGCCGATACTTGGCGCGTGGAGAGATGACGACCCCGACCCGTGTCCGGAAGAGTAA
- a CDS encoding type II toxin-antitoxin system HicA family toxin: MIPRGLRSEEIIKALEKAGGMKRPGKGSHVNIKMPNGQLITVPGHGEVKVGLLQAAIRKAGLTVDQFLGFLRG; the protein is encoded by the coding sequence ATGATTCCGAGGGGGCTGCGGAGCGAAGAGATCATCAAGGCGCTGGAGAAGGCGGGAGGCATGAAGCGGCCCGGGAAGGGCAGTCACGTGAACATAAAGATGCCGAACGGGCAGTTGATAACGGTACCCGGGCACGGAGAGGTCAAGGTCGGCCTGTTACAGGCGGCGATCCGAAAGGCGGGACTGACGGTTGACCAATTCCTCGGATTCCTGAGGGGGTAA
- a CDS encoding hydrogenase iron-sulfur subunit, whose product MSDSTVIEEVKAKEPPREWEPKIIGFLCNWCTYAGADLAGSSRLKYAPNMRVVKVPCSGRIDPQFVMKAFERGFDGVLVSGCHPGDCHYAKGNYYARRRIMLFQRMLEFMGIEPERFHFDWISAAEGQKFAEVVEQFTEQVRKVGPFKGVGAVG is encoded by the coding sequence ATGTCAGACAGTACCGTAATCGAAGAGGTTAAGGCGAAGGAGCCGCCAAGGGAATGGGAGCCGAAGATCATCGGATTCCTCTGCAACTGGTGTACGTATGCCGGCGCGGACCTCGCCGGGTCGAGCAGGCTGAAATACGCGCCGAACATGCGCGTCGTCAAGGTACCGTGCTCCGGACGCATCGATCCACAGTTCGTGATGAAGGCGTTTGAGCGCGGATTCGACGGTGTGTTGGTCTCGGGTTGTCATCCCGGCGACTGTCACTATGCGAAGGGCAACTACTACGCCCGGCGGCGCATCATGCTCTTCCAGCGGATGCTTGAGTTCATGGGGATCGAGCCGGAGCGGTTCCACTTCGACTGGATCTCCGCGGCCGAGGGCCAGAAGTTCGCCGAGGTCGTGGAGCAGTTCACCGAGCAGGTCAGGAAGGTCGGCCCGTTCAAAGGCGTTGGAGCGGTAGGGTGA
- a CDS encoding FAD/NAD(P)-binding protein: MCDNPYVPKLATIEKVIEETWDTKTFRAVFDDEEYRESFTYEPGQFQIVSAFGVGEATFCLTSTPTRKGFVEFSVKKVGSVTAALHEMSEGTTVGIRAPLGNWFPYERMKGKNLWFVGGGIGMAPLRSLLNFCLDNRQDYGKINIIYGARSTGDLSFKYEFDEWRGSSDAELFLTIDKEEEGWDKNVGFVPAYLMDLKPSPENAVAITCGPPIMIKFVLPNLKELGFEDEQIFTTLEMKMKCGIGKCGRCNIGRYYVCTDGPVFSNAQLKDLPPEY, translated from the coding sequence ATGTGCGATAATCCATATGTGCCGAAACTGGCGACAATCGAGAAGGTGATCGAGGAGACCTGGGACACTAAGACGTTTCGAGCTGTTTTCGACGATGAAGAGTACCGGGAGAGCTTCACCTATGAGCCCGGGCAGTTCCAGATCGTCTCCGCGTTCGGCGTTGGCGAAGCGACTTTCTGCCTCACCTCGACTCCAACCCGTAAGGGGTTCGTGGAGTTCTCCGTCAAGAAGGTCGGATCGGTCACAGCGGCGCTCCACGAGATGAGCGAAGGCACAACCGTGGGAATCCGCGCTCCTCTAGGTAACTGGTTTCCCTACGAGAGGATGAAGGGCAAGAATCTCTGGTTCGTCGGTGGCGGAATAGGAATGGCCCCTCTGAGGTCGCTGCTCAATTTCTGCCTCGACAACAGGCAGGATTACGGCAAGATCAACATCATCTACGGCGCCCGCTCCACCGGCGACCTCTCGTTCAAATATGAGTTCGACGAGTGGCGGGGGTCGTCGGATGCGGAACTGTTCCTCACTATCGACAAGGAAGAGGAAGGCTGGGACAAGAACGTCGGCTTCGTGCCTGCCTACCTCATGGACCTGAAGCCGTCGCCCGAGAACGCAGTCGCGATCACCTGCGGCCCGCCGATCATGATCAAGTTTGTGCTGCCGAACCTCAAGGAACTGGGTTTCGAGGACGAGCAAATCTTTACGACGCTCGAAATGAAGATGAAGTGCGGGATTGGAAAGTGCGGCCGCTGCAACATCGGCCGGTACTACGTCTGCACCGACGGCCCGGTCTTCTCCAACGCACAGCTCAAGGATCTTCCGCCGGAGTATTGA
- a CDS encoding CoB--CoM heterodisulfide reductase iron-sulfur subunit B family protein, with the protein MKYAYYPGCSLHSTSKEYDLSTRAVCRELGIELEEIPDWNCCGATSGHATNKELGLALPLRDLAKAEEMGLDVVAPCAACFSRLKAADHLAKDDPGLVKSVAEKTGLAYEGKIGILSMLEALSAVPSEEIRARVKRELAGLRPACYYGCLLIRPPKVACFDDPENPTSMDGLMAAIGAEPVEWPFRNECCGASLALSRSDIVVKLAQGILSMAKRSGANCIVAACPLCQANLDTRQAQAEAKYGEKFDLPVFYFTQLMGVAFGVAEADLGLKRLMVDPTRVLSGIGAE; encoded by the coding sequence ATGAAGTACGCATACTATCCGGGGTGCTCGCTGCACTCGACATCGAAGGAATACGACCTCTCGACGCGGGCGGTCTGCCGGGAGCTGGGCATCGAACTGGAGGAGATCCCGGACTGGAACTGCTGCGGGGCGACGTCGGGGCACGCGACGAACAAGGAACTGGGGCTGGCCCTGCCGCTTCGCGATCTGGCGAAGGCGGAAGAGATGGGGCTCGACGTGGTTGCGCCGTGCGCGGCGTGTTTCAGCCGGCTGAAGGCGGCGGATCACCTGGCGAAGGACGACCCGGGGCTGGTGAAATCCGTGGCGGAGAAGACGGGCCTCGCGTATGAGGGGAAGATCGGCATCCTCTCGATGCTGGAGGCGCTGTCGGCGGTGCCGTCGGAGGAGATACGGGCGCGCGTGAAGCGGGAACTGGCGGGGTTGCGGCCGGCATGCTACTACGGCTGCCTGCTGATCCGCCCTCCGAAGGTGGCATGCTTCGACGACCCGGAGAACCCGACCTCGATGGACGGGCTGATGGCGGCGATCGGCGCGGAGCCGGTCGAGTGGCCGTTCCGAAACGAGTGCTGCGGGGCGAGTCTCGCTCTGTCGCGCTCGGACATCGTGGTGAAGCTGGCGCAGGGGATCCTCTCGATGGCGAAACGGTCGGGGGCGAACTGCATCGTGGCGGCGTGCCCCCTGTGTCAGGCGAACCTGGACACGCGGCAGGCTCAGGCGGAGGCGAAGTACGGCGAGAAGTTCGACCTGCCGGTCTTCTACTTCACGCAGCTGATGGGGGTAGCGTTCGGGGTCGCGGAGGCGGACCTGGGGCTCAAGCGGCTGATGGTGGATCCGACGCGGGTCCTCTCCGGGATAGGCGCTGAGTAG